The genome window TTCTTATTTCTTTTTGTAGTCTCCTGTGTAGGCACGGTGATCATCCTGGCCAGGATATCGGGCACCGTATCCTCTCATGAGATCCTGAAAACTAGGTGCACCGGGTTCCTGCGGGCCGTATCCAGCATACGGATCCTCTTGTCCGCTCATGTAAGGGTCGTATTGCTGCTGATCGTAACCTGGGGTCTCAGGGTAGGACTCTTCCCGATGCTGGGGAACCTCCTCGTGGTTGCTCTGCTCATCGCTGTGGTCTTGGGTTGGCCGGGCCATGTGATCTTCATCCTGAGGTGAAGGACTGGCATGCTCGGCCCCCTCAGGCTCGTAGCGGCGCAAACGGCAGTTTCGGTCATATTCTGGGTCGCAGTCGGGGTCAGGCTCGACCACTCCATTCCTGCTTCCATCGTTATTCAGATGGGGCTCGAAGGCTTCGGAGGGGAGGTGTGACGGTCTTTGCGCACCGGTGCGTGGGTCATTTTGGGAACCCAGTGGGAAGCACTCTTCATCGTAGCCGATATAGCAGTCGTATCCCTCTTTGGTCTTCCCGCGAGGCCCCAGAGGACTTTGAGGCTCTTCTGGTTGGTGCCTCTGTGGCTGGAGATGGGTGGGCAGGCGTCTGCGCATGTCAGCCGCTGCAGATGCGTCACGGTACATGGCGTAGGGGTCGTGACGAGTGCTGGGAGGTACACGCATGGCGCCGGCTTCGGAAGCAGGTTCGTCCCTTGGTCCTTTGACGGACAAGCTGGCAAACCTTGCAGCTGTGAGTGGGTTGCAGTTGTCATCGTAGAGGGGATTGCAGGGTCTCTCCAAAGCCGATGGAGAAGATTGAGCAGCAGGATAAGTGCAGTACGGGTCCACACGAGGATCACAGTAAGGATACTGCGAGTACAAACTAGATGGTGCCTTTTGGACCGGTTGTGGTGCACAGTAAGGATCGGTCTTAGGGTCACAGCCGAGGTGGGCGTAGGATGGAGCCAGGACAGCAGCGGGCTTGTAACCGTAAGCGGCACGGAGGTGGTACTGCAGACACTCGACATCCTCCGCATCACAGATGCGCAACA of Paramisgurnus dabryanus chromosome 22, PD_genome_1.1, whole genome shotgun sequence contains these proteins:
- the and1 gene encoding actinodin1, which codes for MARLRGSSLFHAFAGMLLATLLLPEFLLAGPVIKRLKGDDGVNEKASVEAGSTRLIRNRRNISWYKQHSDFWSWYKYFTDNGNQEGVAELDRVYLAYLQNKNRAESRRSYKMYLQHLADIYKSCSETDDPNCLAAYTSRPTSKVEAPAPVKACDPRDPYCLYPKGYTYYPYLAPAPAPVKAAPAPAPVKGPAYLHSAVVKDPRSGQYYYSPLMQSFLSAEQKAELLRICDAEDVECLQYHLRAAYGYKPAAVLAPSYAHLGCDPKTDPYCAPQPVQKAPSSLYSQYPYCDPRVDPYCTYPAAQSSPSALERPCNPLYDDNCNPLTAARFASLSVKGPRDEPASEAGAMRVPPSTRHDPYAMYRDASAAADMRRRLPTHLQPQRHQPEEPQSPLGPRGKTKEGYDCYIGYDEECFPLGSQNDPRTGAQRPSHLPSEAFEPHLNNDGSRNGVVEPDPDCDPEYDRNCRLRRYEPEGAEHASPSPQDEDHMARPTQDHSDEQSNHEEVPQHREESYPETPGYDQQQYDPYMSGQEDPYAGYGPQEPGAPSFQDLMRGYGARYPGQDDHRAYTGDYKKK